The window AACTCCTCTCTCTGATCCCTCTTCTTGGGAGCTTCCATTCCTTCCATGCCCACCCCTCTGTAGAGAAGCTGGAGAAATCTGGATTTTatataaatacagtaactccctTCTTCTCTCCCTGTGAGATCTCTTTAGGTGCTGGTAGCCTTTAATGACCAACCTATTTATACACAGATGCCTCCTCCTCAGCCACTTGCCTCTGAGCGCAAACCATGGGAGCAATGGGTACAGTAAAAGCCCAAAGACATAAGGATACAGATGGCTCATAAAATCAAAGGTGAGTTAATAGGGTTTCCGCTCATCACCCTTTTACCCCAACAATCtgttttttggcttctgtgtctgggTGACATTTAGGGTGGCCCGGTACCCAGTTCTCAGCCGGGAAGTCAGGACAAAAAGGGGATCTGGCAGTGTCCAgttcctgcagggctgggtgaggCCCCAGGTCATTAACCCATGCTAGCCCCTGCTGATCTGAACCCATCTCCTTTCTGCAGAAATGCTCCATGacatgctgcagcagctcccagaccagccccagagcagagggaggcCAGCTGGCCAGAAGCACCATGTAGAGAAATCAGGTGGGCTCTAGCCTGCCCTGAGTTTCATACCTGAGGTCTGCTCCTCACACCCTAGTCCCACATGGAGCTCTTAACTGCAGCACAGCTTGACTGTGGAATATGATGAGTTCTGTGAGGCTCCCAGCCTCTgcctttgtttataaacagagacaGGATGATTCAGATAACAAAAAGATTGTTCTAAATTAAATTAACCATCATTTGATGGGCAGAAAGCATTGCCAGGcactccagttaaaagataggaaacaaagagttgAATAAATGGTgataatggagagaggtaaagagtggtgtcccccaggggtttgtatggggaccagtcctattccacATAGTCATTAATGATCTGGCAAAAGGGGTAAACATGAGGTAggaaaatgtgcagatgatacaaatttactcaagatagttaagtccaaagttgcaaagggatttcacaagACTTGGTGACTGGACAACACAATGACAGATGAAAGTCAGTGCtgataaacgcaaagtaatgcatatggcAAAATATAATTGCAACtattcatacaaaatgatggagtcaaaATTAGTGTTacccatcaagaaagagatcttgaagtcattgttcagagttctctgaaaacatctattcaaagtggaacagcagtcaaaaaagcgaacagaaagTTGGAATCACTAGGAGAGGGTTAGTTAATAAGACAATAAGATATTAACATATCATTTTGCCTCTATACAGATCCATGGTATGcctatatcttgaatactgtgtgcagatttggtcaccccatctcgaaaaagatataatggaattggaaagggttcagagaagggcaacataagacttggacttttcagttATGAAAACAgtcgactaaggggagatatgctATAGGTATATAAAACCACGACTGGTGTTGAAAATTCAAAAaaggaattgttatttactccttcacaaaacacacaactaggggtcacacaatgaaattaataggaagcattatttaaagcacagtcaacctgtgtaacTTTTTGCCACTGGATGTTGCCAAGGCTAAAACTATAACATGGGTCCAATAAGAACCAGattagttcatggaggacagctccaccaatggctaatagccaggatgggcagagatgatgTCCAAAGCcacagtttgccagaagctgggagtgggtgacagggcatgaatcacttgatgattactctgttctgttcattccctttgaagcaacgtgcattggccacagttggaagagagaatactggactagatggactattggtctttCCCAGTATAgtcattctgatgttcttatacaGACCCCAGATGTATCTGTCATCTGCCATAACCTACTAGGTCCCACTGCCCTCCGAGAactgagatagaacccaggagtactGATGGGGTCTCTCTGTGTGTACAGTTAGTAgcaaagtaagaatatacattaaaattttaaacctaaccagtgtcctttaagtgacttgccacaagatgtcagaacatgttatTTTAGAGGTGAGTGGGTCTAAtacttatttctctttctttcttttatataggaattagatacaatgCTAATTGCTAAGTTATCTGCCAAAATCCAAGAGATTTCAAGAGCACAAGAAGCCCCTGGAATCATGTTCAAATTTCACCCACCCTAACAAAATCTGAAATGTCTCCCTTGCAGCTAaggatgggaggagggaggtggaAATGATCCAGTGAGtgacagggggaggggcagagaggggcaaGTGATAGGGGCAGACCAGGGGCACAGCCTTGGCCGAAGAGGTAGAATAAGGAGTCAGGTCTCGGAggtccagttaccagcaattagaaaggtggccgCCCAATGAATTGTACATAAATTGATTCCTCAGTTTGTCATGCTGACACAGCGCAGTAAGATCAGAAAATGATTTGATGTCTTTTTGACTGGTCAGTAAGCGATTCAAGGAAGATAGCACAGCAAAACAtcaccaggcagctctgcatggagCTCGCTCTGAGATCCAGAGCACAAGAAGAAAACTTCAAGTccctttatgagtaaagagctgGAGCACCCTGTCCCGGATCCCTTTGGTCCTTAccccgtagatgatggggtttaacatggggggaaCCAGGAGGTACATGTTGGCTATGAGAATgtggaaatgcaggggcacattgTGGCCAAACCGGTGTGTGAGGAAGGAGAATAGAGctgggatgtaaaaggctaagaTGACACAGATGTGGGAGCCACAGGTCCCAAATGTCTTTAGccgggcatcctttgtggggagaTGGAAGATGGCCCAAAGGATATGGGTGTAGGACACAGCAATAAAAGACACATCCAATCCAATAACAGAGAATACCACAAAGAGACCGTAGTAACTACTGACATGGATGTCGGTGCAGGACAGCTTCACCACGGCTATGTGCTCACAATATGATTGTGGGATAATATTAGTTGTACAATATGGCCAACTTCTCGCTAGAAAAGGATAGGGCAGTGTGAGCATGCCACTGCGCAGCACCACAGCTAGGCAGATCCTGGCCACCACAGGGTTTGTCAGGgtggtggaatgtctcaggggatcacaAATGGCCACGTaacgatcaaaagccatggccacgaagatcccagactccatcgctgagaagcagtgaatgaagtacatctgggtgaggcaggcactgaaatcgatctccctagaattgaaccagaagatgctcagtgttttgggcaggatggatgtggacaggaccaggtcggtgacagccagcatgcagaggaaatagtacatgggcccatggaggctTGGCTCTCTCTTCacgatgaacaggatggtgaagttccccaagatggctgtgacgtacatggtgcagaaggggatggagatccagatgtgggctgcctccaggccaggaatgcccagcaggatgaaggtggaggggttggtgacgtcagttgtgttggaatctgacatggagtaggggagaaggtgtccaactctgaggTAGAACGGTGTCTCCTTTATGCACTGTATGTtcccctgacttcctgtatatgaGCAGGGTCTAGGGTGATGGTCACAGTGAAAATGCCTGGAAGGAGAAATAATGTTAATTGGAGACACTAAATGTACTGCTGGATGCTGTGGTAATGAGTGAAGCAGATTGGTCACTCTTCACACagtgaaaaatgacattttcactcTTCAGAGAAATGAATTATGAACAATTGACACCAATAAGGCCAATTCTATATTTTCTGGTGCTTCATGCAAGAATAATTCCTACATGTTGTGTTGTGAGAAACCTTAACAGGCAGCAGCAGGAAACACGAGAGTGGATGCTGGTTATCCATCATTGTTCCTTAATGCAATGAAAGCCAGGCTAGAGAGTCCATTCTACAGGGAGTTCCCCGTTCACTCGGTTGCTTAAAATCtaagactggggaaaaaaaaaaaaaaagatttgagaaAACATGTACCAGAGGTAGAGACTCAGGGAAAGACCTGGAAGTAATTGTGGGCAACTTAACGGAAACACCAGCCCATTCTCAGCAGTGaccaaaacaaagacaatgttcAGATGCCTAAGTAATTGTATGGAGAATACCCTGGTATGGACATGCGCTCAGTTTTGGTCATCCAGTCTCTATAAAGGATATAGCCGATAGAAAGGGGATTTCAGCCACAGGCAAGGAGAATGGGGGAGGCTGCCATCTGCGGactgaaaagtctgggactgtttagaatcatagactattagggatagaagggacctcaggaggtcatctagtccaaccccctgctccaagcaggaccatccccagatttttaccccagttcccttaatggcctcctcagggattgaactcacaaccctgggtttagtaggccaatgctcaaacccctgagctatccctccccccctttagTTTAAAGAAGAGACAAAGAAGGGTGATTATGATAGTGGAGAGGAAAATAAAGAATGAAACTGATTACTGATTACATTTAAATGGACAAACATAGAACAGTTCCCAACCAGTAACATCTATGGAAACTTTGTGTTTTATAAGGGCTAATTCCTCAAAGCTGAAGCAAATTATCAGCAAAATTGATTGGGAGGAAAACATTTGAGAGAAAAGTGAGAACTGGGTGTTCTTTATTGGGAGAATTTATTAGATAGCTAAGAAGCAGAAATTCTGCAGTAAAGAGTGTGAACAACTTTGGCTAAATACTCTGttcagtggcaaagtgaaggcagcagtTGGAGGGGGATGTAAATATCTAGACACAAACACATATAACTGGCTCTAAAATCTAGCAAAGTGAGAACTGGGTGTTCTTTATTGGGAGAATTTATTAGATAGCTAAGAAGCAGAAATTCTGCAGTAAAGAGTGTGAACAACTTTGGCTAAATACTCTGttcagtggcaaagtgaaggcagcagtTGGAGGGGGATATAAATATCTAGACACAAACACATATAACTGGCTCtaaaatctagcagagaaagggagaacaaagcctaatggctggaagatgaatccAGATAAATAACAGCTGGaaataaggccagatttttagccATGAGGGTGTTTAACATTTGGAACAAACTGCAGAGGAAAGAGGTGAATTCTCCAACTCTGCATGTCTGtagatccagactggatgtttttctggaagatctgcttgaggacttgtctacatttaaaatgctgcagtggttCTGCCTTAGCGCTCCGCTGTAGACACTGCTTACAGCAATGGCAGGGGTTCTCgtgtcagtgtaggtaatccacctcggcaagaggtggtagctaagtgGATAGAAAACTTCATCCATTGATCCCAACGCCAGCTATATCGGGGTGAGGTTGATATAGCTAACTCTCTCAGAGGTGTGCATTTTTTTGCAGTttgtgttgcaaaaaaaaaaaggaaatgtaatTTATGGAGGTATAGGATGCAAGTCAAAACAGTACTGAGTCTAATTTTAGTTGCCAAAGTACAGGAAGGACATAGAGAATCGGAAAATGACCAGAGGTCATATGAGCGAATGCTGAAGGAACCGGATATgtttagcctggaaaagaggagattgaggagAATATGGCAGTGGTCTTTGGATACTTGAAAGGcttccataaaaaagatggagaacagCTGGTCACTCTTGTCACAAAGGGCAGGAGAAGAGgccatgggttcaaactacagcaaaaCAGATTTAGATAAAATCTCAGGATAAACTTCTTGTTAGAACAGAAAGCAAATGCAACAGATGCCTTGGGAAATCATGGAGACTCCTTTTACTGCAGGTTTTCTAAAGGAAGCTGGACAGTCATCTGTCCTGGATggcttagacacaacaaatcctgcatcttggcaggggggtaGATTCGCTAACCTTTGTGGTTCCTTCTCCCCCTGTGgctctaggattctatgatataaAATCCAAGtatataataataggagatataccaatctcctagaactggaagggaccttaaaagtttgttgagtccagccccctgccttcactagcagaaccaagtactaatttttgcctctgatctctaagtggccccctcaaggattaaattcacaaccctggggttagcagtccaatgctcaaaccactgagctaccccgcCCCTGTtaggctttagtcaaacacaagttattaggctcaacacaggggtaactgggtgaaatttaatgcccCATGTTATACAGGAATTCAGATTGGATGAtctaacagtcccttctggccttatatcCTATGAAACTATCGATAAAGAAAGTGGGTCAGGCATTTATCTTTACTCTGTCTTATAGCACGCGAGGAAGGGAACATTGAATTCCATTGAAAGTCTGAACAGATAACATTGAAAGTAAAAATTGTTTATATGAttggcctgtggaacttcttaccACAGATGTTACTGGAACAAAGCATTTAGCTGAAGGAGAATCACAAATCTTTTGGCCATAGATGGTGTTGCTGGTGGCACCACCATTAATTAAGGCTGTCTGACCCCTTAACTTAGGAGAcatcattttcagttgcttataagtttGCCAGACTTTAAGCATTTGGATTCAAATTTCACATGCTAGGTGTCTTCTTCCAGCTGaattgggttttttgtgtgtgtttctgacATAACATTTGAGCCGACTTCTCAAATGAAGCTAGGAGAAAAGATGAGGTGCCATTGTTGAAAAATTCTTACAATTATATactcagagggcttgtctacatcagaaagttgcagcgctggtgagggagttacagcgctgcaacttaggaggtgtacacatctgcagggcaccaccagcgctgcaactccctgtttgcagcgctggccgtactcccgttttgtctcgggtgtagaggatccagcgctggtgatccagcgctggtaatcaagtgtagacacttaccagcgcttttcttgacctccgtggaataagcaggtatcccagcatacctgaggaagcctctggtaatcaagcttgtctccttccccggcttgctctcgcgttccccgaaccccgagcaagcaggtctccttccctgaggtttgctgggtggttccgggaacgcgagagcaaaccgcggcgaagctggtctcctttcccggtttgctctcgcgttccccgaacaagcaggtctccttccctgcggtttgcagagtggttcggggaacgcgagagcaaaccgcggcgaagctggtctccttccctggtttgctctcgcgttccccgaacaagcaggtctccttccctgcggtttgcagggaggttcggggaacgcgagagcaaaccgtggcgaagctggtctccttccctggtttgctctcgcgttccccgaacaagcaggtctccttccctgcggtttgcagggtagttcggggaatgcgagagcaaaccgcggcgaagctggtctcctttcccggtttgctctctcgttccccgaacccccgagcaagcaggtctccttccctgcggtttgcaggggggttcggggaatgcgagagcaaaccgcggcgaagctggtctcctttcccggtttgctctcgcgttccccgaaccccccttgaagccgcccaacagcgctgcagtgtggccacatctaacaccacttgcagcgctggttgctgtaagtgtggccactctgcagcgctggccctatacagctgtactaatacagctgtaacaaccagcgcttcaaaattttagatgtagacatggccatagactttaaggtcagaagggaccattatgatcatctagtctgacctcctgcacaatgcaggccacacaatctcactcatccactcctgtagcaaaccattagcctatgtctgagttattgaagtcctcgaatcatggtttgaagacttcatgatgcagagaatcctccagcaagtgacccatgccccatgctgcagaggaaggcgaaaaacctccagagactctgccaatctgccctggaggaaaattccttcctgaccccaaatatggcaatcagttaaaccttgagcatgtgggcaagactcaccaaccagcacccaggaaagaattctctgtagtaactcagatcccatcccatctaacatcccatcacagaccactggacatacttacctactgataatcaaatatcaattgccaaatgaattgccaaaattagtatcagagaggtagccgtgttagtctggatctgtaaaagcagcaaagagtcctgtggcaccttatagactaacagatgttttggagcatgagcttttgtgggtgaatacccacttcgtcagatgcatgccaaaattaggttatcccatcataccatcccctccataatctTATCAagattagtcttaaagccagttaTGTCTTTTacccccattactccccttggaaggctgttccagaacttcactcctctaatggttaaagcagcaaagaatcctgtggcaccttacagaaaacagacattttggagcatgagctttcgtgggtgatacccacttcatcagatgcatgtagtggaaataaggaaacagatcaacagagccagacgtgtacccagaagcctcctactgcaagacaaacccaagaaagaaaccaacaggactccactggccatcatatacagtctccagctaaaacccctccaacacatcatcagggttctacaacccatcctggacaatgatcccatactttcacaggccttgggtggcaggccagtcctcgcccacagacaacctgccaacctgaaacatattctcacaagtaactgcacactgcaccatagtaatttgcgctcaggaaccaatccatgcaacaaatttcgatgccaactctgcccacatatctacaccagcgacaccatcacaggacctaaccagatcagccacaccatcaccggttcattcacctgcacgtccaccaatgtaatatacgccatcatatgccagcaatgcccctctgctatgtacatcggccaaactggacagtctctacggaaaagaatcAATGGATACAaagcagatattaggaatggcaatatacaaaaacctgtaggagaacacttcaacctccctggccacactatagcagaccttaaggtggccatcctgcagcaaaaaaacttcgggaccagacttcagagagaaactgctcagCTTCAGttaatctgcaaatttgacaccatcagctcaggattaaacaaagactatgaattcagaaacagaaacagattctcctcccttggttttcacacctcaattgctagaacagggcctcatcctccctgattgaactaacctcattatctctagcttgcttacatatatatacctgcccctggaaatttccactacatgcatctaacgaagtgggtgttcacccacgaaagctcatgctccaaaacgtctgttagtctataaaatgccacaggattctttgctgcttttacagatgcagactaacacggctacccctctgatacttgactctaatggttagaaaccttcatctaatttcaagtctaaacttcctagtgtccagtttatatccatttgttactGTGCCCACAttgatactaagcttaaataattcctctccctcctaatatttatcccccgatatatttataaagagtgaTCATATCccgcctcagccttcttttggttaggctaaacaagccaagctttttgagtctcctttcataagacaggttttgaattcctcggatcatcctagcagcccttctctgtacctgttccagtttgaattcatccttcttaaacaattGTTTGAGTGAGGATCCCAAGCAGCTCCATGGAGATAAAAGTCAGGTAATAGGCCCCGCTCCCCTGttaacagccagagccctgaattGCAAGAGGAGGAGATGACAGTCTCTCTGCATTAACACCCAGCTGGCTCCTGAGATTTAAACTCAGTTCCTACTCCAAGGGGAGATTTGTTTCATTGTGGCCTGGAAAAACTACGGGTCACGGCCTCACAATTTGGCCTTTTATTGTATATCCCGAAGGATCCACTGTAACACTGAAATCCAGCGACCTTGGGGCTGGAGGCCATCAGCCTGAGAGGGCCCAGAAAAGAGGGACATTTTTTAACCCATGATACTGAAGCAAACTCATCCCCTGTGGCCAGGGCCCTTGTATGTTTAATGTCTGTGCAGATGAAAAAGGACCACAGAATCATTCTCTGTCCCATCATGCCCACAATGTACTGAGTTTGTTGAGCAGCTGAACTCCACAGCAAGAGAAGGGTACCTGTTAACTCTGAGATGGAAGCATCTTCCCTGGGAATCCTCCTCAGGTAGCCGTGTCCCCCACTTCTCTCACCCCAGAATCTGCAGCAGCATCCTACACCAAGAGCCatttataatatagctctgtgcaatcccagggAGGGGTTGCTCAGCCTCTAGCGGATAAGAGAGCATCTCCATGTAAACAGGTTGGATTTCTGTGCTTTTTATCCAGCTTTAGGAGTAAACAGTTATTACGgttccttcccaaagggagatgagaactctagggctctgtgctgagtcagtgaggaattggctgctctgtgcatttgtgTATATTGAAAAATTATAGTTGATATATAGCAAAACTAGGGCTAATGCTTAAAAGTCCATAGAGTCTGATACCCTGTAAATTCCTAGACAGGATGGGAAGAAACTAGACAGACACATCTATAGAAAGAAGTCTGAGGGGAGACACAGGCACGTTCTGCAGGCACATGGTGCTGTTGCTAAGGGATCAGAGATCATACTGTGCATCACCTCTCGTTGAAGGATGTTCAAAATACCCAGCAAAGGAAAGTCATTATGACCACAGCCCCATTAAATAAATAGGTAcattgaggcacagggagactttATTTAGTCAAGATCTTACAGAGATTGGGTGGTAAGATGACAGACCccacccaggcatcctgacttcCCTGCCGTAAGCATGATCTCTCCTTATCACCAAGAGGGAAATGgactccagctctggcaggggctgcTCATTgggtgggatgcagaggaaaATCTGGAAGAGGGAGCCTGAGCCTTCGCCATCCTCTTAAGGTGAATCTGAGGTTTTCAGAACTAGCTGGGATTTGTGAGCTCCCCGCTCCTTTGAGGTGTGAACCCCGGGACTCCACTTTCATTTCCACTCAGAAACCTGCCAACACGTGTGTGACACATTGTACCTTGTGGGGACACCCTGTACACTCATATTCATCCTTATCTGATTGCAAAGTTTGTGATGTGGGATGTCTGTGACACTGTGACACTCTCAAGTGTCAGGTTTCAGaacagcagccgtgttagtctgtatcagcacaaagaacgagtccttgtggcacctgagagactaacacatttatttgcatataagtttttgtgggcta of the Gopherus flavomarginatus isolate rGopFla2 chromosome 1, rGopFla2.mat.asm, whole genome shotgun sequence genome contains:
- the LOC127036036 gene encoding olfactory receptor 52R1-like produces the protein MSDSNTTDVTNPSTFILLGIPGLEAAHIWISIPFCTMYVTAILGNFTILFIVKREPSLHGPMYYFLCMLAVTDLVLSTSILPKTLSIFWFNSREIDFSACLTQMYFIHCFSAMESGIFVAMAFDRYVAICDPLRHSTTLTNPVVARICLAVVLRSGMLTLPYPFLARSWPYCTTNIIPQSYCEHIAVVKLSCTDIHVSSYYGLFVVFSVIGLDVSFIAVSYTHILWAIFHLPTKDARLKTFGTCGSHICVILAFYIPALFSFLTHRFGHNVPLHFHILIANMYLLVPPMLNPIIYGVRTKGIRDRVLQLFTHKGT